Proteins encoded in a region of the Alosa sapidissima isolate fAloSap1 chromosome 19, fAloSap1.pri, whole genome shotgun sequence genome:
- the rpl13a gene encoding 60S ribosomal protein L13a, with the protein MADRFNKVLLIDGRGHLLGRLAAIVAKQVLMGHKVVIVRCEGINISGNFYRNKLKYLAFLRKRMNTNPSRGPYHFRAPSRIFWRTVRGMLPHKTKRGQAALDRLKVFDGIPPPYDKRQRMVVPAALKIVRLKPTRKFALLGRLAHEVGWKYQAITSTLEEKRKAKAKLHYAKKKTLVKLTKQAEKNVESRIAQYTDVLKQYGVLV; encoded by the exons ATGGCGGACCGGTTCAATAAG GTTCTGCTTATCGATGGCAGGGGCCATCTCCTTGGGCGACTTGCTGCCATCGTGGCGAAGCAGGTCTTGATGG GCCACAAAGTGGTGATTGTGAGATGCGAGGGAATCAACATCTCCGGAAACTTTTACCGCAACAAAT TGAAGTACTTGGCCTTCCTGCGCAAGAGGATGAACACCAACCCCTCTAGGGGACCATACCACTTCAGAGCTCCAAGCAGGATCTTCTGGAGGACTGTCAGAG GTATGCTTCCTCACAAGACCAAGAGGGGACAGGCTGCTCTTGACAGGCTAAAGGTGTTTGACGGGATTCCCCCTCCTTATGACAAG AGGCAGCGTATGGTGGTCCCAGCCGCTCTGAAAATTGTGCGCCTGAAGCCTACACGTAAG TTTGCTCTTCTTGGACGCCTGGCGCATGAGGTTGGCTGGAAGTACCAGGCCATCACTAGCAcgctggaggagaagaggaaagccAAGGCCAAGCTTCACTATGCTAAAAAGAAGACTCTGGTCAAGCTGACCAAGCAGGCAGAGAAGAACGTCGAGAGCAGGATTGCTCAGTACACAGATGTTCTGAAACAGTATGGTGTCCTTGTGTGA